The Tenuifilum sp. 4138str genome contains the following window.
GCGTTTGGAGTTTGAGCTGGGAGTAATTGCCCGAATGGGATACCCCAGCTACTTCCTTATAGTTTGGGACTTCATTAAGGCTGCTCGCGATATGGGGGTATCAGTTGGGCCCGGTAGGGGTTCTGCTGCCGGTTCAGCAGTGGCCTACTGCTTACGCATTACCGATATCGACCCCATTAAGTACGACCTGCTGTTTGAGCGTTTCCTAAACCCGGAGCGTGTTTCAATGCCCGATATCGATATCGACTTTGATGAAGACGGGCGCGAGGATGTGCTTCAGTATGTTGTTAACAAGTATGGAGCCAAGCGCGTGGCGCATATTGTAACCTTTGGTACAATGGCTGCCAAATCGTCCATCAAGGACGTGGCCCGAACGCTTGAAGTGGAACTGCCAGTTGCCGACAGGTTGGCCAAAATGGTTCCTGAGCGCCCAAATATCACCCTAAAAAAAGCTTTTGAGGAGGTGCCTGAGCTTGAAAAGGAGACCAAATCCGAAAACCCGTTAATTCGTCAAACCCTTAGGCACGCTCAGGTTTTAGAGGGTACAGTGCGCCAAACCGGAGTGCACGCCTGCGGTATTATCATTGGCCGCGATGACCTTGAGGAATACATTCCACTCTGCACAAACTCCGATGCAAAGCTATTTGTTACCCAGTACGAAGGCACTCAAGTGGAGGACATTGGTTTGCTCAAAATGGACTTCCTTGGGTTGAAAACCCTGTCCATAATTAAGGATACCCTTCAGCTTATTGAGCAATCAACAGGCAAAAAGGTTGATATCGACTCCATACCGCTTGACGATTCCAAAACCTTTGAGCTTTTCTCGCGAGGCGAAACCACTGCCATCTTCCAGTTCGAGTCGCCCGGGATGAAAAAGTACATGCGCGCCCTGCAGCCCAACCGCTTTGAGGATCTTATAGCCATGAACGCCCTTTACCGCCCGGGCCCCATGGATTACATTCCAAGCTTTGTTAACCGAAAGCACGGCCGTGAACCTATTGTTTACGATATCCCCGAGATGGAGGAGGTGCTTAAGGATACCTATGGTATCACCGTTTACCAGGAGCAGGTGATGCTTTTGTCGCAAAAGCTTGCAGGCTTTTCAAAGGGTCAGGCCGACGCCCTGCGTAAGGCAATGGGTAAAAAGCTCAAAAAGGTGATGGATGAGCTTAAGGAGAAATTTATTGAGGGTTGCCTAAGTAAGGGATACGATAAAAAGATTGTTGAAAAAATATGGTCCGACTGGGAATCGTTTGCTGAGTATGCGTTTAACAAGTCGCACTCAACCTGCTACGCATACGTTGCCTACCAAACCGCTTACCTAAAGGCACACTTCCCGAGCCAGTTCATGGCTGCCGTGCTTAGCCGTAACCTTTCCGATATCAAAAAGATTACCACTTTTATGGACGAGTGCCGCCGCATGGGTATTCAGGTGCTTGGTCCCGATGTGAATGAAAGCCAGATTAAGTTTGCCGTTATGCCAAACGGCGATATCCGTTTTGGTTTAGGCGCTATTAAAGGGATGGGAGAGAATGCAGCACAAAACATCATTGAAATAAGAGCTAAAGGGGGGAAGTACAAGAATATCTTCGATTTCTTTGAACGGGTAAACCTACAAACTGTAAATAAGAAGAATCTTGAGGTTCTTGCAGTTGCCGGCGCCTTTGATAATCTTATTGATTTTGACCGCAGTGTACTATTGGCAGTTGATGCTAAGGGTGTATCGTACCTTGAGCAGCTTATGCGCTACGGAATAAAGGTACAATCGGAAAAGAATAGTACCCAGCAATCGCTTTTTGGGTCGGTTCCCGGCTTTGAGGTTCCTAAACCTGCACCGCCCAAGGCAGACCCATGGCCAACCATTGAAAAGCTGAACAAGGAAAAGGAGGTGATAGGTATCTACCTTTCAGCCCATCCGCTCGATGAGTTCCGTTTTGAAATTGAAAGCCTTTGCAATGTGTCCATTGCCGACCTTAAGGCCAACATGGAGCAGTATCGCGACAGGGATGTAACCATTGCCGGCATGACCATAGCCTCGCGTATCGATACTGCTAAAAATGGGAAACAGTATGGGCGCATAACCCTTGAAGATTACACCGATTCCATGGATATCATGCTCTTTGGTAAGGACTTTGAGAGCTACCGGAACTTTTGCTTTAACGGCTACTACATCATGGTCAGGGGTAAGGTTCAGCCTAAA
Protein-coding sequences here:
- the dnaE gene encoding DNA polymerase III subunit alpha — translated: MGQFVHLHVHSHYSILDGASSIDKLISRALELGMPGIALTDHGNMFGVKEFLSKVSMVNGKVNDEIKQLKCDIENAEGEIERGGGNPAGLEELRLKLKEAQAKLFKPIVGCETYIAKKSRFDRTDKEDRHNYHLILLAKNKEGYHNLMKLVSYGYTEGFYYKPRIDKELLRKYSKGIIASSACLGGEIPQAILNGNIDEAERLIYEYKEIFGDDFYLELMLHKSGEPRIDYEVYENQLKVNEALIELSKKTGVKCIATNDVHFVLADDASAHDILICLNTGKKLSETNRMRYTFQEYLKSEEEMLELFPNCPEAISNTMEIYQKVEVYDISSKPIMPYFPLPDGFTDDNDYLRYLTYEGAKQRWGENLSDTIVERLEFELGVIARMGYPSYFLIVWDFIKAARDMGVSVGPGRGSAAGSAVAYCLRITDIDPIKYDLLFERFLNPERVSMPDIDIDFDEDGREDVLQYVVNKYGAKRVAHIVTFGTMAAKSSIKDVARTLEVELPVADRLAKMVPERPNITLKKAFEEVPELEKETKSENPLIRQTLRHAQVLEGTVRQTGVHACGIIIGRDDLEEYIPLCTNSDAKLFVTQYEGTQVEDIGLLKMDFLGLKTLSIIKDTLQLIEQSTGKKVDIDSIPLDDSKTFELFSRGETTAIFQFESPGMKKYMRALQPNRFEDLIAMNALYRPGPMDYIPSFVNRKHGREPIVYDIPEMEEVLKDTYGITVYQEQVMLLSQKLAGFSKGQADALRKAMGKKLKKVMDELKEKFIEGCLSKGYDKKIVEKIWSDWESFAEYAFNKSHSTCYAYVAYQTAYLKAHFPSQFMAAVLSRNLSDIKKITTFMDECRRMGIQVLGPDVNESQIKFAVMPNGDIRFGLGAIKGMGENAAQNIIEIRAKGGKYKNIFDFFERVNLQTVNKKNLEVLAVAGAFDNLIDFDRSVLLAVDAKGVSYLEQLMRYGIKVQSEKNSTQQSLFGSVPGFEVPKPAPPKADPWPTIEKLNKEKEVIGIYLSAHPLDEFRFEIESLCNVSIADLKANMEQYRDRDVTIAGMTIASRIDTAKNGKQYGRITLEDYTDSMDIMLFGKDFESYRNFCFNGYYIMVRGKVQPKTYKPEELELHIKSINMLYDVREKMIKSITLNLPLDEINDIFIDDILKYVQRDKANITLKFKVYDPEYQVAVDLFSRAYRVNITQDFIDYLNDSEINYKVAME